A DNA window from Streptomyces parvus contains the following coding sequences:
- a CDS encoding VOC family protein codes for MTEAPARRTPGTPCWVSLIVHGLTATQEFYGALFDWEFRPGPEQLGPYVRGLLHGEEVAGIGQLPPDRHLPIAWTTYLATDDADATAEAIRSCGGTVAVGPLDAGDAGRLAIASDPSGAVFGIWQGLRHIGTRTAGSPGTPVWNELVTRETSMVAKFYQTVFGYEAEAVLSADFDYQTLHLDNVAVAALHGVGHALPRDRGPHWMTYFEVADTDRAAARVVELGGRVLQPPREGSSGRLATVADPEGAVFTIIRTTGGSTGSP; via the coding sequence ATGACCGAGGCCCCCGCCCGGCGCACGCCCGGAACACCTTGCTGGGTGAGTCTGATCGTGCACGGCCTGACCGCTACCCAGGAGTTCTACGGAGCCCTGTTCGACTGGGAGTTCCGGCCGGGCCCCGAACAGCTGGGCCCCTACGTCCGCGGGCTGCTGCACGGCGAGGAGGTCGCGGGCATCGGCCAGCTGCCGCCCGACCGGCATCTCCCCATCGCCTGGACCACCTACCTCGCCACCGACGACGCCGACGCCACCGCGGAGGCCATCCGCTCCTGCGGCGGGACGGTCGCGGTCGGCCCGCTGGATGCGGGGGACGCCGGGCGGCTGGCGATCGCCTCCGACCCGAGCGGGGCGGTCTTCGGCATCTGGCAGGGCCTGCGCCACATCGGCACGAGGACGGCGGGCTCACCCGGGACGCCCGTCTGGAACGAGCTGGTGACGCGGGAGACCTCGATGGTCGCGAAGTTCTACCAGACGGTTTTCGGCTACGAGGCTGAGGCGGTGCTCTCCGCCGACTTCGACTACCAGACGCTGCACCTGGACAACGTGGCGGTGGCGGCCCTGCACGGGGTGGGCCATGCTCTGCCGCGCGACCGGGGGCCGCACTGGATGACGTATTTCGAGGTCGCCGACACCGATCGGGCCGCGGCCCGGGTGGTGGAGCTGGGCGGGCGCGTGCTGCAGCCGCCGCGCGAGGGGTCGAGCGGCAGGCTGGCGACGGTCGCGGACCCGGAGGGGGCCGTGTTCACGATCATCAGGACCACCGGCGGCTCCACCGGGAGCCCTTAG
- a CDS encoding sulfurtransferase: MKPIITASECASESAGSRPPVLLDVRWQLGGPNGRPDYEAGHLPGAVFVDLDEELAGPAGEGGRHPLPDPEAFGSVMRRAGVGQDTPVVVYDGGQGWAAARAWWLLRWTGHRNVRVLDGGLAAWTGDVTTEVPHPAEGDFRPKPGALPTLDAESAAAFARSGLLLDARAPERYRGDVEPIDRVGGHIPGAVSAPTTHNVDADGRYLPAEQLAARFAGLGAEGSTEGVGVYCGSGVSGAHEVLALEIAGFTGVLYPGSWSEWSSDPSRPVATGPEPQ; encoded by the coding sequence ATGAAGCCCATCATCACCGCATCCGAATGCGCGAGCGAGTCGGCCGGGTCCCGGCCCCCGGTGCTCCTGGACGTCCGCTGGCAGCTCGGCGGTCCGAACGGCCGCCCCGACTACGAGGCCGGCCATCTGCCCGGCGCGGTCTTCGTCGACCTCGACGAGGAGCTGGCCGGGCCGGCGGGCGAGGGCGGCCGCCACCCCCTCCCGGACCCGGAGGCCTTCGGCTCCGTGATGCGCCGGGCGGGCGTCGGCCAGGACACCCCCGTCGTGGTGTACGACGGCGGGCAGGGCTGGGCCGCTGCCCGCGCCTGGTGGCTGCTGCGCTGGACCGGGCACCGGAACGTACGGGTCCTCGACGGCGGGCTCGCCGCCTGGACCGGTGACGTCACCACGGAGGTCCCGCACCCCGCCGAGGGCGATTTCCGGCCGAAGCCGGGGGCCCTGCCCACCCTGGACGCGGAAAGTGCGGCGGCCTTCGCCCGGTCGGGTCTGCTGCTGGACGCGCGGGCGCCCGAGCGCTACCGGGGCGATGTGGAGCCGATCGACCGCGTCGGCGGCCATATCCCCGGGGCCGTCTCCGCACCGACCACGCACAACGTCGACGCGGACGGGCGCTACCTCCCGGCCGAGCAGTTGGCCGCACGGTTCGCCGGGCTGGGCGCGGAGGGCAGCACCGAAGGCGTGGGCGTCTACTGCGGATCCGGGGTCTCCGGCGCGCACGAGGTGCTGGCCCTGGAGATCGCCGGCTTCACCGGTGTCCTGTACCCGGGCTCCTGGTCCGAGTGGTCCTCGGACCCCTCCCGGCCGGTCGCCACGGGGCCCGAGCCCCAGTAG
- the sepH gene encoding septation protein SepH, with product MPELRVVAVSNDGTRLVLKAADSTEYTLPIDERLRAAVRNDRARLGQIEIEVESHLRPRDIQARIRAGASAEEVAQFAGIPVDRVRRFEGPVLAERAFMAERARKTPVRRPGENTGPQLGEAVQERLLLRGADKETVQWDSWRRDDGTWEVLLVYRVAGEPHSASWTYDPPRRLVQALDDEARSLIGETDEVAAPEPSFPFVPRIARLPRDRPLDRSLDRQTDRERPLDRALDRQIERPAPVAEPEEYVSSASAGERDSLTSLLEAVPSFRGDMVVPERPAQPEPPALEPAEEAEADEPPAAAASAGAGSAYADVLMPRAVAGHRDRLTGTTDRQAEADGVRPGRRAAVPSWDEIVFGTRRKKQD from the coding sequence ATGCCCGAACTGCGTGTCGTGGCCGTCTCCAACGACGGCACACGACTGGTGCTCAAGGCTGCGGACAGCACGGAGTACACGCTTCCGATCGATGAGCGGCTGCGCGCCGCCGTGCGCAACGACCGCGCCCGGCTCGGCCAGATCGAGATCGAGGTGGAGAGCCACCTCCGACCCCGCGACATCCAGGCCCGCATACGGGCCGGTGCCTCCGCGGAGGAGGTCGCCCAGTTCGCGGGCATCCCCGTCGACCGTGTACGCCGTTTCGAGGGCCCCGTGCTCGCGGAGCGCGCCTTCATGGCCGAGCGGGCCCGGAAGACTCCTGTGCGCCGTCCCGGCGAGAACACCGGCCCCCAGCTCGGCGAGGCGGTGCAGGAACGTCTCCTGCTGCGCGGCGCCGACAAGGAAACCGTCCAGTGGGACTCGTGGCGCCGTGACGACGGCACCTGGGAAGTCCTGCTCGTCTACCGGGTCGCGGGCGAACCGCACTCGGCGAGCTGGACGTACGATCCACCGAGGCGGCTGGTCCAGGCGCTGGACGACGAGGCGCGCTCGCTGATCGGCGAGACCGACGAGGTCGCCGCGCCGGAGCCCAGCTTCCCGTTCGTGCCCCGGATCGCCCGGCTGCCGCGCGACCGGCCGCTGGACCGGAGCCTCGACCGGCAGACCGACCGCGAGCGCCCGCTCGACCGGGCCCTGGACCGCCAGATCGAGCGGCCCGCGCCGGTCGCGGAGCCCGAGGAGTACGTGAGCAGCGCGTCGGCCGGTGAGCGTGACTCGCTGACCAGCCTGCTGGAGGCGGTGCCGAGCTTCCGGGGCGACATGGTCGTGCCCGAGCGGCCCGCGCAGCCCGAGCCTCCCGCGCTGGAACCGGCGGAGGAGGCGGAGGCGGACGAGCCGCCGGCAGCCGCCGCTTCGGCCGGTGCGGGGTCCGCGTACGCGGATGTGCTGATGCCCCGGGCGGTGGCCGGTCATCGCGACCGGCTCACCGGGACGACGGACCGTCAGGCGGAGGCGGACGGGGTCCGGCCGGGCCGCCGGGCCGCCGTGCCGAGCTGGGACGAGATCGTCTTCGGCACCCGGCGCAAGAAGCAGGACTGA